A part of Oncorhynchus kisutch isolate 150728-3 linkage group LG2, Okis_V2, whole genome shotgun sequence genomic DNA contains:
- the LOC116353427 gene encoding T-cell differentiation antigen CD6 isoform X3 — protein sequence MELFRTTILLSVLVLSQGFLNKDYSVLGNFSGSRETDEQQTSNLSISHPPRLSQHCSGVVEVLHRGLWRPVTFDLGSAEWAKVVEDICTNLSCGAVYELRQNGTATLNYSSSTCLSQCVYRDLLVENCTELSYTDCSNLTEITCGHQAVRLAGGSHHCEGRVELWREEKWGTVCDDSWDLRDGGVVCAQLGCGSALNVSGEDGSFEAGVGLVLLDEVNCGGSERNLWECPSMGTVNDCGHKEDAAVVCSGIPSQPGNETAEQYTQTSTTAGSVLLVTSAESWSSPPAAAVWGCIALSIALLLTLLSNASLFLSYRRRAALLVHQRQDGRLLSIQSQHTDRGESVNLLTVTMDTADYTPQYLSKQPSQNDTEASCDSDYENSDFNDQPSVPMATALVRVLDNGVSTSREPWETTQTAETSDAPEKYNIVTETINSIERNNTATQSRHSLVSSSTSSGECYENIETLEKELLDSDLRETALTDLICGREPSLGSSSSTSSGESYYNVGMAVEQHLQSENTYTHSPVQSTSTHQDQQQPVNSSCHLLSNQNQDDSSSSSSSELYENIEVQDEEGIGDATVKEDPDQSLSDSDYDDITNY from the exons ATGGAACTGTTCAGGACAACAATACTTCTGTCAGTTCTGGTTCTCTCTCAAG GCTTTCTAAATAAAGACTACTCTGTTCTGGGGAACTTCTCTGGGTCGAGAGAGACTGATGAGCAGCAGACATCCAATCTAT ccaTATCTCACCCCCCCAGGCTATCTCAGCACTGCTCTGGGGTTGTCGAGGTGCTCCATCGAGGGCTGTGGAGGCCGGTGACCTTTGACCTTGGGTCTGCAGAGTGGGCCAAAGTGGTGGAGGACATATGTACCAACCTGAGCTGCGGGGCAGTGTATGAGCTTCGACAGAATGGCACAGCTACTTTAAACTACTCCAGCTCAACGTGTCTGAGCCAGTGTGTCTACAGAGACCTACTGGTGGAGAACTGTACAGAGCTCTCATACACGGACTGCTCTAACCTGACTGAGATAACCTGTG GGCACCAGGCCGTGCGATTGGCTGGAGGCTCACACCACTGTGAGGGACGGGTGGAGTTGTGGAGAGAGGAAAAATGGGGAACGGTGTGTGACGATAGTTGGGACCTGAGAGATGGGGGCGTGGTCTGTGCTCAATTGGGCTGTGGCTCTGCCCTAAATGTGAGTGGGGAGGACGGGTCCTTTGAAGCGGGTGTTGGTCTGGTTCTCTTAGATGAGGTGAACTGTGGGGGGAGCGAGAGGAACCTATGGGAGTGTCCCTCCATGGGGACAGTCAACGACTGTGGACACAAAGAGGACGCTGCAGTGGTTTGTTCAG GAATTCCATCTCAACCAGGCAACGAGACGGCAGAACAGTACACCCAGACTTCAACCACAG CAGGCTCAGTTCTACTAGTCACCAGTGCAGAGAGCTGGTCCTCTCCTCCCGCAGCTGCTGTCTGGGGCTGCATCGCATTGTCTATAgccctcctcctcacactcctctcCAATGCCTCACTCTTCCTGTCTTACAGGAGGAGAGCTG CACTTCTGGTTCACCAAAGACAAGATGGCCGCTTGCTGTCCATCCAGTCTCAACACACCGACCGAGGGGAGAGTGTCAACCTCCTCACAGTCACCATGGACACAGCTGATTACA CTCCACAGTACCTTTCCAAACAGCCCTCTCAGAATGACACCGAAGCCTCGTGTGACTCTGACTATGAAAACTCTGACTTCAATGACCAACCCTCTGTTCCCATGGCTACTGCACTTG TCAGGGTCCTTGACAATGGAGTGAGCACAAGCAGAGAGCCATGGGAAACCACGCAGACCGCAGAGACCTCTGACGCTCCTGAGAAATATAATATTGTTACTGAGACAATCAATAGCATTGAGAGAAATAACACTGCCACCCAAAGCC GTCATTCGCTGGTGTCATCCAGCACGTCTTCTGGGGAATGCTATGAGAACATTGAGACACTGGAGAAGGAGCTGCTGGACTCAG ATTTGAGAGAAACTGCCCTCACAGACTTGATCTGTGGAAGAGAGCCATCCTTGGGATCGAGTAGCAGTACATCATCAGGGGAATCCTACTACAACGTGGGGATGGCAGTGGAACAGCATCTACAGTCAG AGAACACCTATACACATTCCCCTGTGCAATCAACCAGTACACACCAGGATCAGCAACAGCCTGTGAACAGTAGCTGCCACCTACTGAGCAATCAAAATCAAG ATGATTCAAGCAGCTCATCGTCCTCGGAGCTTTATGAGAACATAGAAGTCCAAGATGAAGAGGGGATTGGTGATGCTACTGTGAAAGAAGACCCGGACCAGTCTCTTTCTGACAGTGACTATGATGACATAACAAATTACTAG
- the LOC116353427 gene encoding T-cell differentiation antigen CD6 isoform X1, whose protein sequence is MELFRTTILLSVLVLSQGFLNKDYSVLGNFSGSRETDEQQTSNLSISHPPRLSQHCSGVVEVLHRGLWRPVTFDLGSAEWAKVVEDICTNLSCGAVYELRQNGTATLNYSSSTCLSQCVYRDLLVENCTELSYTDCSNLTEITCGHQAVRLAGGSHHCEGRVELWREEKWGTVCDDSWDLRDGGVVCAQLGCGSALNVSGEDGSFEAGVGLVLLDEVNCGGSERNLWECPSMGTVNDCGHKEDAAVVCSGIPSQPGNETAEQYTQTSTTAGSVLLVTSAESWSSPPAAAVWGCIALSIALLLTLLSNASLFLSYRRRAALLVHQRQDGRLLSIQSQHTDRGESVNLLTVTMDTADYTPQYLSKQPSQNDTEASCDSDYENSDFNDQPSVPMATALVRVLDNGVSTSREPWETTQTAETSDAPEKYNIVTETINSIERNNTATQSRHSLVSSSTSSGECYENIETLEKELLDSGPDLRETALTDLICGREPSLGSSSSTSSGESYYNVGMAVEQHLQSENTYTHSPVQSTSTHQDQQQPVNSSCHLLSNQNQDDSSSSSSSELYENIEVQDEEGIGDATVKEDPDQSLSDSDYDDITNY, encoded by the exons ATGGAACTGTTCAGGACAACAATACTTCTGTCAGTTCTGGTTCTCTCTCAAG GCTTTCTAAATAAAGACTACTCTGTTCTGGGGAACTTCTCTGGGTCGAGAGAGACTGATGAGCAGCAGACATCCAATCTAT ccaTATCTCACCCCCCCAGGCTATCTCAGCACTGCTCTGGGGTTGTCGAGGTGCTCCATCGAGGGCTGTGGAGGCCGGTGACCTTTGACCTTGGGTCTGCAGAGTGGGCCAAAGTGGTGGAGGACATATGTACCAACCTGAGCTGCGGGGCAGTGTATGAGCTTCGACAGAATGGCACAGCTACTTTAAACTACTCCAGCTCAACGTGTCTGAGCCAGTGTGTCTACAGAGACCTACTGGTGGAGAACTGTACAGAGCTCTCATACACGGACTGCTCTAACCTGACTGAGATAACCTGTG GGCACCAGGCCGTGCGATTGGCTGGAGGCTCACACCACTGTGAGGGACGGGTGGAGTTGTGGAGAGAGGAAAAATGGGGAACGGTGTGTGACGATAGTTGGGACCTGAGAGATGGGGGCGTGGTCTGTGCTCAATTGGGCTGTGGCTCTGCCCTAAATGTGAGTGGGGAGGACGGGTCCTTTGAAGCGGGTGTTGGTCTGGTTCTCTTAGATGAGGTGAACTGTGGGGGGAGCGAGAGGAACCTATGGGAGTGTCCCTCCATGGGGACAGTCAACGACTGTGGACACAAAGAGGACGCTGCAGTGGTTTGTTCAG GAATTCCATCTCAACCAGGCAACGAGACGGCAGAACAGTACACCCAGACTTCAACCACAG CAGGCTCAGTTCTACTAGTCACCAGTGCAGAGAGCTGGTCCTCTCCTCCCGCAGCTGCTGTCTGGGGCTGCATCGCATTGTCTATAgccctcctcctcacactcctctcCAATGCCTCACTCTTCCTGTCTTACAGGAGGAGAGCTG CACTTCTGGTTCACCAAAGACAAGATGGCCGCTTGCTGTCCATCCAGTCTCAACACACCGACCGAGGGGAGAGTGTCAACCTCCTCACAGTCACCATGGACACAGCTGATTACA CTCCACAGTACCTTTCCAAACAGCCCTCTCAGAATGACACCGAAGCCTCGTGTGACTCTGACTATGAAAACTCTGACTTCAATGACCAACCCTCTGTTCCCATGGCTACTGCACTTG TCAGGGTCCTTGACAATGGAGTGAGCACAAGCAGAGAGCCATGGGAAACCACGCAGACCGCAGAGACCTCTGACGCTCCTGAGAAATATAATATTGTTACTGAGACAATCAATAGCATTGAGAGAAATAACACTGCCACCCAAAGCC GTCATTCGCTGGTGTCATCCAGCACGTCTTCTGGGGAATGCTATGAGAACATTGAGACACTGGAGAAGGAGCTGCTGGACTCAG GTCCAGATTTGAGAGAAACTGCCCTCACAGACTTGATCTGTGGAAGAGAGCCATCCTTGGGATCGAGTAGCAGTACATCATCAGGGGAATCCTACTACAACGTGGGGATGGCAGTGGAACAGCATCTACAGTCAG AGAACACCTATACACATTCCCCTGTGCAATCAACCAGTACACACCAGGATCAGCAACAGCCTGTGAACAGTAGCTGCCACCTACTGAGCAATCAAAATCAAG ATGATTCAAGCAGCTCATCGTCCTCGGAGCTTTATGAGAACATAGAAGTCCAAGATGAAGAGGGGATTGGTGATGCTACTGTGAAAGAAGACCCGGACCAGTCTCTTTCTGACAGTGACTATGATGACATAACAAATTACTAG
- the LOC116353427 gene encoding T-cell differentiation antigen CD6 isoform X4: MELFRTTILLSVLVLSQGFLNKDYSVLGNFSGSRETDEQQTSNLSISHPPRLSQHCSGVVEVLHRGLWRPVTFDLGSAEWAKVVEDICTNLSCGAVYELRQNGTATLNYSSSTCLSQCVYRDLLVENCTELSYTDCSNLTEITCGHQAVRLAGGSHHCEGRVELWREEKWGTVCDDSWDLRDGGVVCAQLGCGSALNVSGEDGSFEAGVGLVLLDEVNCGGSERNLWECPSMGTVNDCGHKEDAAVVCSGIPSQPGNETAEQYTQTSTTAGSVLLVTSAESWSSPPAAAVWGCIALSIALLLTLLSNASLFLSYRRRAALLVHQRQDGRLLSIQSQHTDRGESVNLLTVTMDTADYSHSLVSSSTSSGECYENIETLEKELLDSGPDLRETALTDLICGREPSLGSSSSTSSGESYYNVGMAVEQHLQSENTYTHSPVQSTSTHQDQQQPVNSSCHLLSNQNQDDSSSSSSSELYENIEVQDEEGIGDATVKEDPDQSLSDSDYDDITNY; the protein is encoded by the exons ATGGAACTGTTCAGGACAACAATACTTCTGTCAGTTCTGGTTCTCTCTCAAG GCTTTCTAAATAAAGACTACTCTGTTCTGGGGAACTTCTCTGGGTCGAGAGAGACTGATGAGCAGCAGACATCCAATCTAT ccaTATCTCACCCCCCCAGGCTATCTCAGCACTGCTCTGGGGTTGTCGAGGTGCTCCATCGAGGGCTGTGGAGGCCGGTGACCTTTGACCTTGGGTCTGCAGAGTGGGCCAAAGTGGTGGAGGACATATGTACCAACCTGAGCTGCGGGGCAGTGTATGAGCTTCGACAGAATGGCACAGCTACTTTAAACTACTCCAGCTCAACGTGTCTGAGCCAGTGTGTCTACAGAGACCTACTGGTGGAGAACTGTACAGAGCTCTCATACACGGACTGCTCTAACCTGACTGAGATAACCTGTG GGCACCAGGCCGTGCGATTGGCTGGAGGCTCACACCACTGTGAGGGACGGGTGGAGTTGTGGAGAGAGGAAAAATGGGGAACGGTGTGTGACGATAGTTGGGACCTGAGAGATGGGGGCGTGGTCTGTGCTCAATTGGGCTGTGGCTCTGCCCTAAATGTGAGTGGGGAGGACGGGTCCTTTGAAGCGGGTGTTGGTCTGGTTCTCTTAGATGAGGTGAACTGTGGGGGGAGCGAGAGGAACCTATGGGAGTGTCCCTCCATGGGGACAGTCAACGACTGTGGACACAAAGAGGACGCTGCAGTGGTTTGTTCAG GAATTCCATCTCAACCAGGCAACGAGACGGCAGAACAGTACACCCAGACTTCAACCACAG CAGGCTCAGTTCTACTAGTCACCAGTGCAGAGAGCTGGTCCTCTCCTCCCGCAGCTGCTGTCTGGGGCTGCATCGCATTGTCTATAgccctcctcctcacactcctctcCAATGCCTCACTCTTCCTGTCTTACAGGAGGAGAGCTG CACTTCTGGTTCACCAAAGACAAGATGGCCGCTTGCTGTCCATCCAGTCTCAACACACCGACCGAGGGGAGAGTGTCAACCTCCTCACAGTCACCATGGACACAGCTGATTACA GTCATTCGCTGGTGTCATCCAGCACGTCTTCTGGGGAATGCTATGAGAACATTGAGACACTGGAGAAGGAGCTGCTGGACTCAG GTCCAGATTTGAGAGAAACTGCCCTCACAGACTTGATCTGTGGAAGAGAGCCATCCTTGGGATCGAGTAGCAGTACATCATCAGGGGAATCCTACTACAACGTGGGGATGGCAGTGGAACAGCATCTACAGTCAG AGAACACCTATACACATTCCCCTGTGCAATCAACCAGTACACACCAGGATCAGCAACAGCCTGTGAACAGTAGCTGCCACCTACTGAGCAATCAAAATCAAG ATGATTCAAGCAGCTCATCGTCCTCGGAGCTTTATGAGAACATAGAAGTCCAAGATGAAGAGGGGATTGGTGATGCTACTGTGAAAGAAGACCCGGACCAGTCTCTTTCTGACAGTGACTATGATGACATAACAAATTACTAG
- the LOC116353427 gene encoding T-cell differentiation antigen CD6 isoform X2: MELFRTTILLSVLVLSQGFLNKDYSVLGNFSGSRETDEQQTSNLSISHPPRLSQHCSGVVEVLHRGLWRPVTFDLGSAEWAKVVEDICTNLSCGAVYELRQNGTATLNYSSSTCLSQCVYRDLLVENCTELSYTDCSNLTEITCGHQAVRLAGGSHHCEGRVELWREEKWGTVCDDSWDLRDGGVVCAQLGCGSALNVSGEDGSFEAGVGLVLLDEVNCGGSERNLWECPSMGTVNDCGHKEDAAVVCSGIPSQPGNETAEQYTQTSTTGSVLLVTSAESWSSPPAAAVWGCIALSIALLLTLLSNASLFLSYRRRAALLVHQRQDGRLLSIQSQHTDRGESVNLLTVTMDTADYTPQYLSKQPSQNDTEASCDSDYENSDFNDQPSVPMATALVRVLDNGVSTSREPWETTQTAETSDAPEKYNIVTETINSIERNNTATQSRHSLVSSSTSSGECYENIETLEKELLDSGPDLRETALTDLICGREPSLGSSSSTSSGESYYNVGMAVEQHLQSENTYTHSPVQSTSTHQDQQQPVNSSCHLLSNQNQDDSSSSSSSELYENIEVQDEEGIGDATVKEDPDQSLSDSDYDDITNY; encoded by the exons ATGGAACTGTTCAGGACAACAATACTTCTGTCAGTTCTGGTTCTCTCTCAAG GCTTTCTAAATAAAGACTACTCTGTTCTGGGGAACTTCTCTGGGTCGAGAGAGACTGATGAGCAGCAGACATCCAATCTAT ccaTATCTCACCCCCCCAGGCTATCTCAGCACTGCTCTGGGGTTGTCGAGGTGCTCCATCGAGGGCTGTGGAGGCCGGTGACCTTTGACCTTGGGTCTGCAGAGTGGGCCAAAGTGGTGGAGGACATATGTACCAACCTGAGCTGCGGGGCAGTGTATGAGCTTCGACAGAATGGCACAGCTACTTTAAACTACTCCAGCTCAACGTGTCTGAGCCAGTGTGTCTACAGAGACCTACTGGTGGAGAACTGTACAGAGCTCTCATACACGGACTGCTCTAACCTGACTGAGATAACCTGTG GGCACCAGGCCGTGCGATTGGCTGGAGGCTCACACCACTGTGAGGGACGGGTGGAGTTGTGGAGAGAGGAAAAATGGGGAACGGTGTGTGACGATAGTTGGGACCTGAGAGATGGGGGCGTGGTCTGTGCTCAATTGGGCTGTGGCTCTGCCCTAAATGTGAGTGGGGAGGACGGGTCCTTTGAAGCGGGTGTTGGTCTGGTTCTCTTAGATGAGGTGAACTGTGGGGGGAGCGAGAGGAACCTATGGGAGTGTCCCTCCATGGGGACAGTCAACGACTGTGGACACAAAGAGGACGCTGCAGTGGTTTGTTCAG GAATTCCATCTCAACCAGGCAACGAGACGGCAGAACAGTACACCCAGACTTCAACCACAG GCTCAGTTCTACTAGTCACCAGTGCAGAGAGCTGGTCCTCTCCTCCCGCAGCTGCTGTCTGGGGCTGCATCGCATTGTCTATAgccctcctcctcacactcctctcCAATGCCTCACTCTTCCTGTCTTACAGGAGGAGAGCTG CACTTCTGGTTCACCAAAGACAAGATGGCCGCTTGCTGTCCATCCAGTCTCAACACACCGACCGAGGGGAGAGTGTCAACCTCCTCACAGTCACCATGGACACAGCTGATTACA CTCCACAGTACCTTTCCAAACAGCCCTCTCAGAATGACACCGAAGCCTCGTGTGACTCTGACTATGAAAACTCTGACTTCAATGACCAACCCTCTGTTCCCATGGCTACTGCACTTG TCAGGGTCCTTGACAATGGAGTGAGCACAAGCAGAGAGCCATGGGAAACCACGCAGACCGCAGAGACCTCTGACGCTCCTGAGAAATATAATATTGTTACTGAGACAATCAATAGCATTGAGAGAAATAACACTGCCACCCAAAGCC GTCATTCGCTGGTGTCATCCAGCACGTCTTCTGGGGAATGCTATGAGAACATTGAGACACTGGAGAAGGAGCTGCTGGACTCAG GTCCAGATTTGAGAGAAACTGCCCTCACAGACTTGATCTGTGGAAGAGAGCCATCCTTGGGATCGAGTAGCAGTACATCATCAGGGGAATCCTACTACAACGTGGGGATGGCAGTGGAACAGCATCTACAGTCAG AGAACACCTATACACATTCCCCTGTGCAATCAACCAGTACACACCAGGATCAGCAACAGCCTGTGAACAGTAGCTGCCACCTACTGAGCAATCAAAATCAAG ATGATTCAAGCAGCTCATCGTCCTCGGAGCTTTATGAGAACATAGAAGTCCAAGATGAAGAGGGGATTGGTGATGCTACTGTGAAAGAAGACCCGGACCAGTCTCTTTCTGACAGTGACTATGATGACATAACAAATTACTAG